A DNA window from Sphingomonas profundi contains the following coding sequences:
- a CDS encoding (2Fe-2S)-binding protein, whose amino-acid sequence MDSIELDPAIDRGGAMQRIAISLTINGTPRRFSIEPWTTLLDLLREQEGLTGTKKGCDHGQCGACTVLIDGKRINSCLALAVSRDGADIVTVEGLADGDALHPLQQAFIDHDAFQCGYCTPGQICSAQGLINEGRATSRDEVREMMSGNLCRCGAYTNITDAVLDVIGRETAR is encoded by the coding sequence ATGGACAGCATCGAGCTTGACCCCGCCATCGATCGCGGCGGCGCCATGCAGCGCATCGCGATCAGCCTGACGATCAACGGCACGCCCCGCCGCTTCTCCATCGAGCCATGGACGACTCTGCTGGACCTGCTGCGCGAGCAGGAGGGCCTGACCGGCACCAAGAAGGGCTGCGATCACGGCCAGTGCGGCGCCTGCACCGTGCTGATCGACGGCAAGCGGATCAACAGCTGCCTCGCGCTCGCCGTATCGCGCGACGGCGCCGACATCGTGACGGTGGAGGGGCTGGCGGACGGCGATGCGCTGCACCCGCTGCAGCAGGCGTTCATCGATCATGACGCTTTCCAGTGCGGCTATTGCACGCCGGGGCAGATCTGCTCCGCCCAGGGCCTCATCAACGAGGGGCGGGCGACGAGCCGAGACGAGGTGCGCGAGATGATGAGCGGCAATCTCTGCCGCTGCGGCGCCTATACGAACATCACCGATGCGGTGCTGGACGTGATCGGCCGGGAGACGGCGCGATGA
- a CDS encoding penicillin-binding protein 1A, translated as MDEPAAEKMHIRLRREADGARGAFQRLFRSRIVRALVALLLVGLVAGGAMWFVFARGLPSADTLLTYEPPLPTNVRGIDGTPVHTFARERRVELAFDEYPPLLVRAYLSAEDKTFFEHSGIDYPGLAGAVVDYVSKIGSGRRAKGGSTITQQVAKNLLVGDEYSVARKIREAILAHRIESALSKQQILELYLNQIFLGRNAYGVQSAARAYFAKDVGELTLPEMAYLAILPKAPANYSPERHADRAIERRNWVLGQMAGNRFITPAQARAAQGAPLGIVGRQAPERQDAGGYFMEEVRRQLIDRYGEAAKDGPYSVYSGGLWIRSSFDPAIQKAAETALRDGLVRYDRGKGWSGPIRQIDPAGNWAAILAQIGVGYEEWRAAVILSKQGREAELGFADGSTGTLPAYAATMPKRGVGGQAFDFMKPGDVIAVKREGGAWSLRNIPAVSGGMVVENPHTGQILAMQGGFDAKGASFNRATQALRQPGSSFKPFVYATALENGMTPASIIVDGPFCVYQSARLGRKCFRNFSGGNAGPQTMRWGVEQSRNLMTVRTASMTGMKKIVKTAHDMGIGDYPAVLAISLGAGETTVLRMTNGYSMLANQGRLLKPTLIDYVQDRRGKVIWKADTRPCEGCNAKDYAGQPMPRPRARSKQAIDAMSAYQTVHIMEGVIQRGTAVTLRDLGRPLFGKTGTTTGPTNVWFVGGSADLVAGVYLGYDQPRPLGGYAQGGTIAAPIFKQFAQVAMKDMAVVPFRAPAGIRMVRIDRRSGRRVFGAWPSAEPKAAVIWEAFKPESEPRRTIRREELVKRNDSPAVKRAESNRDSDFLQREGGIY; from the coding sequence ATGGATGAACCGGCCGCCGAGAAGATGCACATCCGTCTGCGGCGCGAGGCGGACGGGGCACGCGGCGCCTTCCAGCGATTGTTCCGCAGCCGGATCGTCCGGGCGCTCGTCGCGCTGCTGCTGGTGGGGCTGGTGGCCGGCGGCGCGATGTGGTTCGTCTTCGCGCGCGGGCTGCCGTCCGCCGACACGCTGCTCACCTACGAGCCGCCGCTGCCCACCAACGTGCGCGGGATCGACGGCACGCCCGTCCACACCTTCGCGCGCGAGCGGCGGGTGGAGCTGGCGTTCGACGAATATCCCCCGCTGCTCGTCCGCGCCTATCTGTCGGCCGAGGACAAGACCTTCTTCGAGCATAGCGGCATCGACTATCCGGGCCTCGCCGGCGCGGTGGTGGATTACGTGTCCAAGATCGGCTCCGGCCGGCGTGCCAAGGGCGGCTCCACGATCACCCAGCAGGTCGCCAAGAACCTGCTGGTAGGCGACGAATATTCGGTCGCCCGCAAGATCCGCGAGGCGATTCTCGCCCACCGGATCGAGAGCGCGCTTTCCAAGCAGCAGATTCTGGAGCTCTACCTCAACCAGATCTTCCTCGGGCGGAACGCCTATGGCGTGCAGTCGGCCGCGCGCGCCTACTTCGCCAAGGACGTGGGCGAGCTGACCCTGCCCGAAATGGCGTATCTCGCGATCCTGCCGAAAGCGCCGGCCAACTACAGCCCGGAACGGCACGCCGATCGCGCGATCGAACGGCGGAACTGGGTGCTCGGCCAGATGGCCGGCAACCGCTTCATCACGCCGGCGCAGGCGCGCGCGGCGCAGGGTGCGCCGCTCGGCATCGTCGGCCGGCAGGCGCCCGAGCGGCAGGATGCCGGCGGCTACTTCATGGAGGAGGTGCGCCGCCAGCTGATCGACCGCTATGGCGAGGCGGCCAAGGACGGGCCGTACAGCGTCTATTCGGGCGGGCTGTGGATCCGCTCCTCCTTCGATCCGGCGATCCAGAAGGCGGCGGAGACGGCGCTGCGCGACGGCCTGGTGCGCTACGATCGCGGCAAGGGGTGGAGTGGACCGATCCGCCAGATAGATCCCGCCGGCAACTGGGCCGCCATCTTGGCCCAGATCGGCGTCGGCTATGAGGAGTGGCGCGCCGCCGTCATCCTGTCCAAGCAGGGGCGCGAGGCCGAGCTCGGCTTCGCCGACGGCAGCACCGGCACCCTGCCCGCTTATGCCGCGACGATGCCGAAGCGCGGCGTGGGCGGGCAGGCGTTCGACTTCATGAAGCCGGGCGACGTGATCGCGGTGAAACGCGAGGGCGGGGCGTGGAGCCTGCGCAACATCCCGGCCGTGTCCGGCGGCATGGTGGTGGAGAATCCGCACACCGGCCAGATCCTGGCGATGCAGGGCGGCTTCGACGCCAAGGGCGCCTCGTTCAACCGGGCGACGCAGGCGCTGCGCCAGCCGGGCTCCAGCTTCAAGCCGTTCGTCTACGCGACGGCGCTGGAGAACGGCATGACCCCGGCCTCGATCATCGTCGACGGGCCGTTCTGCGTCTACCAGTCGGCCCGGCTCGGCCGCAAATGCTTCCGCAACTTCTCCGGCGGCAATGCCGGCCCGCAAACGATGCGCTGGGGCGTCGAGCAGTCGCGCAACCTGATGACGGTGCGCACCGCCAGCATGACCGGCATGAAGAAGATCGTGAAGACCGCGCACGACATGGGCATCGGCGACTATCCCGCCGTCCTCGCCATCTCGCTCGGCGCCGGCGAGACGACCGTGCTGCGCATGACCAACGGCTATTCGATGCTGGCCAATCAGGGCCGGCTGCTGAAACCGACATTGATCGACTATGTGCAGGATCGCCGCGGCAAGGTGATCTGGAAGGCCGATACGCGCCCCTGCGAGGGCTGCAACGCGAAGGACTATGCCGGCCAGCCAATGCCCCGCCCGCGTGCCCGCAGCAAGCAGGCGATCGACGCGATGAGCGCGTACCAGACGGTGCACATCATGGAAGGCGTGATTCAGCGCGGCACCGCCGTCACCCTGCGCGATCTCGGCCGGCCGCTGTTCGGCAAGACGGGCACCACCACCGGCCCCACCAACGTGTGGTTCGTCGGCGGATCGGCGGATCTCGTCGCGGGCGTGTATCTCGGCTACGATCAGCCGCGCCCGCTCGGCGGCTATGCCCAGGGCGGCACCATCGCCGCGCCGATCTTCAAGCAGTTCGCCCAGGTGGCGATGAAGGACATGGCCGTCGTGCCGTTCCGCGCGCCCGCCGGCATCCGCATGGTGCGGATCGATCGCCGATCCGGCCGCCGCGTGTTCGGCGCCTGGCCCTCCGCCGAGCCCAAGGCGGCGGTGATCTGGGAGGCGTTCAAGCCCGAGAGCGAGCCGCGCCGCACGATCCGCCGCGAGGAGCTGGTGAAGCGCAACGACAGTCCCGCCGTCAAGCGCGCCGAGTCCAACCGCGACAGCGACTTCCTGCAGAGGGAGGGCGGGATTTACTAG
- a CDS encoding JAB domain-containing protein produces MRVDGVAAATALFAPAFREKAHETLCVAHLDGERRLIGLRLHDSHLCNAITFPMRALVRDALLLDSAGLVIGHNHPSGDPAPSRQDLISTRTLAGLMRRLNVRLLDHLIFAGDDWRSMCAMGLL; encoded by the coding sequence GTGAGGGTCGATGGGGTGGCCGCGGCGACGGCCCTCTTCGCGCCTGCATTCCGGGAAAAGGCCCATGAGACGCTCTGCGTCGCGCATCTCGATGGCGAGCGGCGGCTGATCGGCCTGCGGCTGCACGATTCGCATCTGTGCAACGCGATCACGTTCCCGATGCGCGCGCTGGTGCGGGATGCGCTGCTGCTGGACTCGGCGGGGCTGGTGATCGGCCACAATCATCCGAGCGGCGATCCGGCTCCGAGCCGGCAGGATCTGATCTCCACCCGCACGCTGGCGGGGCTGATGCGGCGGCTGAACGTCCGGCTGCTCGATCACCTGATCTTCGCGGGCGACGATTGGCGCAGCATGTGCGCCATGGGCCTGCTCTGA
- a CDS encoding FAD binding domain-containing protein has translation MNRFAYARPTDLATAVKEGRPQSVRYLAGGTNLVDLMKEDVERPERIVDINGLPLRAIEEREDGGLRLGALATNADTAWDARVEERYPLLASAIMAGASPQLRNAATNGGNLNQRTRCYYFYDTATPCNKRAPGSGCGAIGGVNRIHAILGASAACIATHPSDMCVALAALDATVQVTGPDGTRAIPIADYHRLPGAEPWRDNNLQPGELVTAIDLPADTFAENYTYLKLRDRLSYAFALVSVAVAMRLEEGRIAEARVALGGVAHKPWRVPNAESLLRGEVPTQNAFLAAAHAITEGAVGQGDNGFKIALARKAIVRALAQAAAGTPQSQTDKRVA, from the coding sequence ATGAACCGCTTCGCCTATGCCCGCCCGACCGACCTTGCCACCGCCGTGAAGGAGGGACGGCCGCAGTCCGTGCGCTATCTGGCGGGCGGCACCAACCTGGTCGACCTCATGAAGGAGGATGTCGAGCGGCCGGAGCGGATCGTCGACATCAACGGCCTGCCGCTGCGCGCGATCGAGGAGCGCGAGGACGGCGGCCTGCGGCTGGGCGCGCTGGCGACGAACGCGGACACCGCGTGGGACGCGCGGGTGGAGGAACGCTACCCGCTGCTCGCCTCCGCAATCATGGCGGGCGCCAGCCCGCAGCTGCGCAACGCGGCGACCAACGGCGGCAACCTGAACCAGCGCACGCGCTGCTATTATTTCTACGATACGGCGACCCCGTGCAACAAGCGCGCGCCGGGATCGGGCTGCGGCGCGATCGGCGGGGTGAACCGCATCCACGCCATATTGGGCGCGAGCGCCGCCTGCATCGCGACCCATCCGTCCGACATGTGCGTCGCGCTGGCGGCGCTGGACGCGACCGTGCAGGTGACGGGGCCGGACGGCACGCGGGCGATCCCGATCGCCGACTATCACCGTCTGCCCGGCGCGGAGCCGTGGCGGGACAATAACCTGCAACCCGGCGAGCTGGTGACCGCGATCGACCTGCCGGCGGATACGTTCGCCGAGAATTACACGTATCTGAAGCTGCGCGATCGCCTGTCCTACGCCTTCGCCCTCGTCTCCGTGGCGGTGGCGATGCGGCTGGAGGAGGGACGCATCGCCGAGGCGCGGGTGGCGCTGGGCGGCGTGGCGCACAAGCCGTGGCGCGTGCCCAATGCCGAGAGCCTGCTGCGCGGCGAGGTGCCGACGCAGAACGCCTTTCTGGCCGCCGCCCACGCGATCACCGAAGGCGCGGTGGGGCAGGGCGACAACGGCTTCAAGATCGCGCTGGCCCGCAAGGCGATCGTGCGGGCGCTGGCGCAGGCGGCGGCCGGCACGCCGCAGTCGCAGACCGACAAGCGCGTCGCCTGA
- the prfB gene encoding peptide chain release factor 2: MRAEAQAHVDKINDALALLRRFLDWDRALRRLDELNNKVEDPTLWNDPKAAQDVMRERRRLDEAIGATRAIETELSDTVELMDMAEAEGDGALVDDGVAALAALAGRADTDKVKALLAGEADANDTYIEVNAGAGGTESQDWAGMLQRMYTRWGERRGLKVELIDHHSGEQAGIKSATLLLKGENAYGYAKTESGVHRLVRISPYDSAARRHTSFASVWVYPVVDDNIEVDYNESDLRIDTYRASGAGGQHINTTDSAVRITHMPTGIVVQCQNQRSQHKNKAEAFNQLRARLYERELAIREQAANAENAAKTDIGWGHQIRSYVLQPYQLVKDLRTGVTSTAPAEVLDGALDPFMAAALSQRVTGEKVAVEDVD, from the coding sequence ATGCGCGCCGAAGCGCAAGCCCATGTCGACAAGATCAACGATGCGCTCGCGCTCCTCCGCCGTTTCCTCGACTGGGATCGCGCGCTGCGCCGGCTCGACGAGCTGAACAACAAGGTCGAGGATCCGACCCTCTGGAACGATCCGAAGGCCGCGCAGGACGTGATGCGCGAGCGCCGGCGGCTGGACGAGGCGATCGGCGCCACCCGCGCGATCGAGACCGAGCTCAGCGACACGGTCGAGCTGATGGACATGGCCGAGGCCGAGGGCGACGGCGCGCTCGTCGACGATGGCGTCGCCGCCCTCGCCGCGCTGGCCGGCCGCGCCGATACCGACAAGGTGAAGGCGCTGCTCGCCGGCGAGGCCGATGCCAACGACACCTATATCGAGGTGAATGCCGGCGCCGGCGGCACCGAGAGCCAGGACTGGGCCGGCATGCTGCAGCGCATGTATACGCGCTGGGGCGAGCGGCGCGGGCTGAAGGTGGAACTGATCGACCACCATTCCGGCGAGCAGGCCGGCATCAAGTCCGCCACCCTGCTGCTGAAGGGCGAGAACGCCTACGGCTACGCCAAGACGGAGAGCGGGGTGCACCGCCTCGTCCGCATCAGCCCCTATGATTCGGCCGCCCGCCGCCACACGAGCTTCGCCTCCGTATGGGTCTACCCGGTCGTCGACGACAATATCGAGGTCGACTATAACGAGAGCGACCTGCGGATCGACACCTATCGCGCGTCGGGCGCCGGCGGCCAGCACATCAACACCACCGATTCGGCGGTGCGCATCACCCACATGCCCACCGGCATCGTCGTGCAGTGCCAGAACCAGCGATCGCAGCACAAGAACAAGGCGGAGGCGTTCAACCAGCTGCGCGCCCGCCTCTACGAGCGCGAGCTCGCCATCCGCGAGCAGGCCGCCAATGCCGAGAATGCCGCCAAGACGGACATCGGCTGGGGCCACCAGATCCGCAGCTACGTGCTCCAGCCCTATCAGCTGGTGAAGGATCTGCGCACCGGCGTCACCTCCACGGCCCCGGCCGAGGTGCTGGACGGCGCGCTCGATCCGTTCATGGCGGCCGCTCTCTCGCAGCGGGTGACGGGCGAGAAGGTCGCCGTGGAGGATGTCGACTGA
- the thyA gene encoding thymidylate synthase, with amino-acid sequence MIDPEHQYLSLVDAVLSRGDRRVDRTGVGTLALFGALLRFDLSDGRAPILTTKRVYWKTAVKEMLWFLTGDTSIRPLLRQNVRIWSDWPLARYRAETGDPIDQPAFERRILEDDAFAARWGDLGPVYGKQWRRWLGPDGREHDQIAALVTGLRETPASRRLLFHGWNVADLGAMALPPCHMVYQYHVTQDGRLDCLLYQRSCDLFLGAAFNFVGASALLLMLADQAGLRPGELVWVGGDVHLYTNHVDQARAQIARAPRGFPSMRLTRRADSIDGYAIEDFAVSGYDPHPPIQGDVAV; translated from the coding sequence ATGATCGATCCCGAGCATCAATATCTGTCGCTGGTGGACGCGGTTCTGTCCCGCGGCGACCGGCGGGTGGACCGGACCGGCGTCGGCACGCTGGCGCTGTTCGGCGCGCTGCTGCGCTTCGATCTCTCCGACGGTCGCGCCCCGATCCTGACCACCAAGCGCGTCTACTGGAAGACGGCGGTGAAGGAGATGCTCTGGTTCCTCACCGGCGACACCAGCATCCGCCCGCTGCTGCGGCAGAATGTCCGCATCTGGAGCGACTGGCCGCTCGCCCGCTACCGCGCCGAGACCGGCGATCCGATCGACCAGCCCGCATTCGAGCGGCGGATATTGGAGGATGACGCCTTCGCCGCGCGCTGGGGCGATCTCGGCCCCGTCTACGGCAAGCAGTGGCGCCGCTGGCTGGGGCCGGACGGCCGCGAGCACGACCAGATCGCCGCCCTCGTCACCGGTCTGCGCGAGACGCCGGCCAGCCGCCGGCTGCTCTTCCACGGCTGGAACGTGGCGGATCTCGGCGCGATGGCGCTGCCGCCGTGCCACATGGTCTACCAATATCATGTGACGCAGGACGGGCGGCTGGATTGCCTGCTCTACCAGCGGTCCTGCGATCTGTTCCTCGGCGCCGCGTTCAACTTCGTCGGCGCATCGGCGTTGCTGCTGATGCTGGCCGATCAGGCGGGGCTGCGGCCCGGCGAGCTGGTGTGGGTCGGCGGCGACGTCCACCTCTATACCAACCACGTCGATCAGGCCCGCGCCCAAATCGCGCGCGCGCCACGCGGCTTTCCGTCGATGCGCCTCACCCGCCGGGCGGACAGCATCGACGGCTATGCGATCGAGGATTTCGCCGTCTCCGGCTACGATCCCCATCCCCCGATCCAAGGCGACGTGGCGGTCTGA
- a CDS encoding N-acetylmuramoyl-L-alanine amidase family protein, producing the protein MDFRWTGGGHGRQAGRMLATLLVAAGLLASQPAPAAITGLQVVNGEVQLHFDDAARLRTAAFRARPPSGGERASVRVPIEPPLPAEAAPPPVVSGARGRNRPLVVIDAGHGGHDPGAPGVDGRHREKEATLQIARAIRDELKSSGRVRVALTRDDDRFLILGERREIARRLKADLFISIHADSAPNPAARGATIYTLSEVASDRVAAQLAARENRADILNGVNLGGETSEVSSILLDLAQRETMNVSAAFAALLQREMSPTVPFRTEFHRFAGLVVLKAPDVPSVLLETGYMSNTEDEKKLFSRDYQRDIAIGVRRAVETHFARRMARN; encoded by the coding sequence ATGGATTTCCGCTGGACCGGCGGCGGCCATGGGCGGCAAGCTGGGCGCATGCTCGCCACCCTGCTCGTCGCCGCCGGCCTGCTCGCAAGCCAGCCCGCCCCCGCGGCGATCACCGGCCTGCAGGTCGTGAACGGCGAGGTGCAGCTACACTTCGACGACGCGGCCCGGCTGCGGACCGCCGCCTTCCGCGCCCGCCCGCCCAGCGGCGGCGAGCGGGCGAGCGTGCGCGTGCCGATCGAGCCGCCACTGCCGGCGGAGGCGGCGCCGCCGCCCGTCGTCAGCGGCGCGCGCGGGCGGAACCGGCCGTTGGTGGTGATCGATGCCGGCCATGGCGGGCACGATCCCGGCGCGCCCGGCGTCGACGGCCGGCATCGCGAGAAGGAGGCGACGCTGCAGATCGCCCGCGCCATACGCGACGAGCTGAAATCCTCCGGCCGCGTGCGCGTGGCGCTGACCCGCGACGACGACCGCTTCCTGATCCTGGGCGAGCGGCGCGAGATCGCCCGGCGGCTGAAGGCCGACCTGTTCATCTCGATCCACGCGGACAGCGCACCGAACCCCGCCGCGCGCGGCGCGACGATCTACACCCTGTCCGAGGTCGCCTCCGATCGCGTCGCCGCCCAGCTGGCCGCGCGGGAGAATAGGGCGGACATACTGAACGGCGTCAATCTCGGCGGCGAGACGAGCGAGGTCTCCTCGATCCTGCTCGATCTCGCCCAGCGCGAGACGATGAACGTCTCGGCCGCCTTTGCCGCCCTGCTGCAGCGCGAGATGTCGCCCACCGTGCCGTTCCGCACGGAGTTCCACCGCTTCGCCGGGCTCGTCGTGCTGAAGGCGCCCGACGTGCCCTCGGTGCTGCTGGAAACCGGCTACATGTCGAACACGGAGGACGAGAAGAAGCTGTTCTCGCGCGACTATCAGCGCGACATCGCCATCGGCGTGCGTCGCGCGGTGGAGACCCACTTCGCCCGCCGCATGGCGAGGAATTAG
- a CDS encoding xanthine dehydrogenase family protein molybdopterin-binding subunit, with product MATAANPRVGIGTPLSRVDGVAKVTGQAKYAAEQKPADMLYGFIVSGGIARGRITEIDEAAARAVPGVVEVMTHRNRPSEAWFDRSHRDQVAPPGSPFRPLYDDVIHFSGQPVAVVLAETFEAARHAAALIEVRYAEEPHNTDFDRSLAEKFMPAKKRSTYHPPKNRGDAEKAFAAAPLKVEAEYRLATEHHNPMEMHATTVEWEGDGKITVHDKTQGSQNVQAYLSAVFGLSAKDVRVLNPYVGGGFGSGLRPQYNVHLAVQAALMLKRSVRVGLTRQQMFTHVHRPEAVQHVKLGAEADGRLSAIVNTATTATSRYENYMEDVVIWGLINYDCPNAAGDYMIAPADTATPGDMRAPGAATGMTLFEIAIDEMAVKAGVDPLAFRLLNYSAKDAMNDTEFTSKALREAYAAGAEAFGWQKRRPEPRSMRDGRELVGWGVATGMWDAMFSKTSARATLSANGHLEVASAGSDIGTGTYTVMTQVAADTLGLPPEQITARLGDSDLPASPVEGGSWMAASVGAAVQLACRSVGEALLKAAAKLEGRPLGKAGIEDVSFEGGRIVLKADPGVSVGFGEAMRAANLDRIEVEETASAGISGMISQMRKSRNTHSAVFAEVKVDEELGVVRVTRIVNAVAAGRIINPKTARSQILGGVVMGIGMALHEETFMDAKLGRFMNHNFAEYHVPVNADVDAIEVIFVDEPDPEVTPLGVKGLGEIGIVGTAAAIANAIWHATGKRVRSLPITIDALLD from the coding sequence ATGGCTACCGCAGCGAACCCGCGCGTCGGCATCGGCACCCCGCTCAGCCGCGTGGACGGCGTGGCGAAGGTGACGGGCCAGGCGAAATATGCCGCCGAGCAGAAGCCCGCCGACATGCTCTACGGCTTCATCGTCTCGGGCGGCATCGCCCGGGGCAGGATAACCGAGATCGACGAGGCGGCGGCCCGCGCGGTGCCGGGCGTCGTGGAGGTGATGACCCATCGCAACCGGCCGAGCGAAGCGTGGTTCGATCGATCGCACCGCGATCAGGTGGCGCCGCCGGGCTCGCCCTTCCGCCCGCTCTACGACGACGTGATCCACTTCAGCGGCCAGCCGGTGGCGGTGGTGCTGGCCGAGACGTTCGAGGCGGCACGGCACGCCGCCGCGCTGATCGAGGTGCGCTATGCGGAAGAGCCGCACAATACCGACTTCGACAGGTCGCTGGCCGAGAAGTTCATGCCCGCCAAGAAGCGCAGCACCTACCACCCGCCCAAGAACCGGGGCGATGCCGAAAAGGCGTTCGCCGCGGCGCCGCTGAAGGTGGAGGCCGAATATCGCCTGGCGACCGAGCATCACAATCCGATGGAGATGCACGCGACCACGGTGGAGTGGGAGGGCGACGGCAAGATCACCGTCCACGATAAGACGCAGGGTTCGCAGAACGTGCAGGCGTATCTCAGCGCCGTGTTCGGCCTCTCGGCCAAGGATGTGCGGGTGCTGAACCCCTATGTGGGCGGCGGCTTCGGATCGGGGCTGCGGCCGCAATATAACGTCCACCTGGCGGTGCAGGCCGCGCTGATGCTGAAGCGGTCGGTGCGGGTGGGGCTCACCCGGCAGCAGATGTTCACCCACGTCCACCGACCGGAGGCGGTGCAGCATGTGAAGCTGGGCGCCGAGGCGGACGGCCGGCTGAGCGCGATCGTCAATACCGCGACGACGGCCACCTCGCGGTACGAGAACTATATGGAGGATGTCGTCATCTGGGGCCTGATCAACTATGATTGCCCCAATGCCGCCGGCGACTACATGATCGCGCCGGCCGATACCGCCACACCGGGCGACATGCGCGCGCCCGGCGCCGCCACGGGCATGACCCTGTTCGAGATCGCGATCGACGAGATGGCCGTGAAGGCGGGGGTGGATCCGCTCGCCTTCCGGCTGCTCAACTATTCCGCCAAGGACGCGATGAACGATACGGAGTTCACCAGCAAGGCGCTGCGCGAGGCCTATGCCGCCGGCGCCGAGGCGTTCGGTTGGCAGAAGCGCCGGCCCGAGCCGCGATCGATGCGGGACGGCCGCGAGCTCGTCGGCTGGGGCGTCGCCACCGGCATGTGGGACGCGATGTTCTCCAAGACGTCGGCGCGGGCCACGCTCTCGGCGAACGGCCATCTGGAGGTGGCGAGCGCCGGCTCGGACATCGGCACCGGCACCTATACGGTGATGACGCAGGTGGCCGCCGACACGCTGGGCCTGCCGCCGGAGCAGATCACCGCCCGCCTGGGCGATTCCGATCTCCCCGCCTCGCCGGTGGAGGGCGGATCGTGGATGGCGGCGTCGGTGGGCGCGGCTGTGCAACTGGCCTGCCGCTCGGTGGGCGAGGCGCTGCTGAAGGCGGCGGCGAAGCTTGAGGGCCGGCCGCTGGGCAAGGCGGGGATCGAGGACGTGTCGTTCGAGGGCGGGCGCATCGTGCTGAAGGCCGATCCGGGCGTCAGCGTCGGCTTCGGTGAGGCGATGCGCGCGGCGAACCTCGATCGCATCGAGGTGGAGGAAACGGCGAGCGCGGGGATCAGCGGCATGATCAGCCAGATGCGCAAGTCACGCAATACGCACAGCGCCGTGTTCGCCGAAGTGAAGGTGGACGAGGAACTGGGCGTCGTGCGCGTCACCCGCATCGTCAACGCGGTGGCGGCCGGGCGCATCATCAACCCCAAGACGGCGCGCAGCCAGATCCTGGGGGGCGTGGTGATGGGGATCGGCATGGCGCTGCATGAGGAAACGTTCATGGACGCGAAGCTCGGCCGCTTCATGAACCACAATTTCGCCGAATATCACGTGCCGGTGAATGCCGACGTGGACGCGATCGAGGTGATCTTCGTGGACGAGCCCGACCCGGAGGTGACGCCGCTGGGCGTGAAGGGGTTGGGCGAGATCGGCATCGTCGGCACCGCCGCCGCCATCGCCAACGCCATCTGGCACGCCACCGGCAAGCGCGTGCGATCGCTGCCGATCACGATCGACGCGCTGCTGGACTAA
- a CDS encoding class I SAM-dependent methyltransferase: protein MVRGAGSTAILLFASLASCGSAKPRTDADVSSRLFPEAHRPVAPIVSSRFSTEEDRDRIREAGTVMDKAGIARGMTVADIGAGEGYYTVRLAQRVGKSGRVLAEDIVPAVRDTLAERATRERLDNVSVRLGSPADPKLPANSFDRVFMVHMYHEIAAPYEFLWRLRPSLRNGGRIVLVDADRPTSQHGTPPALLDCEMRAVGYTRVTRMTLRAADAYLALYEAAGPRPAPETIVPCTMAGTAG, encoded by the coding sequence ATGGTGCGCGGCGCGGGAAGCACGGCGATCCTGCTGTTCGCGTCGCTGGCGAGCTGCGGCTCGGCCAAGCCGAGGACGGACGCCGACGTCTCCTCCCGCCTGTTTCCCGAGGCACACCGCCCGGTGGCGCCGATCGTCTCCAGCCGCTTCTCCACCGAGGAGGATCGCGATCGCATCCGGGAGGCGGGCACGGTGATGGACAAGGCCGGCATCGCCCGCGGCATGACGGTGGCCGATATCGGCGCCGGCGAAGGCTATTACACGGTCCGCCTGGCCCAGCGCGTCGGCAAGAGCGGGCGGGTGCTGGCCGAGGACATCGTGCCGGCCGTGCGCGACACGCTGGCCGAGCGGGCCACGCGCGAGCGGCTCGACAATGTCAGCGTCCGCCTGGGATCGCCGGCCGATCCGAAGCTGCCGGCCAACAGCTTCGACCGCGTCTTCATGGTGCACATGTACCATGAGATCGCCGCGCCCTACGAGTTCCTCTGGCGGCTGCGCCCGTCGCTGCGCAACGGCGGCCGCATCGTTCTGGTCGATGCCGACCGGCCGACCTCGCAGCACGGCACGCCGCCCGCCCTGCTCGACTGCGAGATGCGCGCGGTGGGCTATACAAGGGTGACGCGGATGACGCTGCGCGCGGCCGACGCCTATCTCGCATTGTACGAGGCGGCCGGCCCGCGACCGGCGCCGGAGACGATCGTTCCCTGCACGATGGCCGGCACCGCCGGCTGA